Proteins co-encoded in one endosymbiont 'TC1' of Trimyema compressum genomic window:
- the pyk gene encoding pyruvate kinase, translating into MRRTKIICTLGPAVDNEKKLERLIKAGFDVARFNFSHGSYEEHGERMDLLKRVSRNQNKDIAILLDTKGPEIRTGEVDGKIFLKKGNLIILTTKIIKGSTEKISITYKDLPKEVKPQDRILLDDGLIELEVVSINKNEISCIIKNSGELGSRKGVNLPHVHIKLPGISEKDREDILFGLEKNIHFLALSFVREKKDIEEARKILGEAGKHVQIIAKIEAAVALKNLDDILEASDGVMIARGDLGVEIPAMEVPIVQKMIIQKARLVGKPVIVATQMLDSMMRNPRPTRAEVSDVANSILDGTDAIMLSGETAGGRYPIEALKMMNDIAKETEKDLHLLEPMHFKGLKKSPKLVDMVAYSTVDIGKKIGAKALVVPTHGGSTARRIARYRPNIPILALIEKPEIKYSLKLVWGVESLLISSSYKSTDDLIHEGELTLLKQKGYKLKDKVVFTAGIPLKVPGTTNMIRVLELGEGGEL; encoded by the coding sequence ATGAGAAGAACAAAAATTATTTGTACACTAGGCCCTGCAGTTGATAATGAGAAAAAATTAGAAAGACTTATAAAAGCAGGATTTGATGTAGCTCGCTTCAATTTTTCTCATGGTTCTTATGAGGAACATGGAGAGAGAATGGATTTATTAAAAAGAGTGAGTAGAAATCAAAATAAAGATATTGCTATACTACTAGATACAAAAGGTCCTGAAATAAGAACAGGAGAAGTAGATGGGAAAATATTTCTTAAAAAAGGTAATTTAATTATTTTAACTACAAAAATAATTAAAGGCTCTACTGAAAAAATTTCTATCACCTATAAAGATTTGCCAAAAGAGGTAAAACCCCAAGACCGAATTCTTCTAGATGATGGTTTAATTGAATTGGAAGTAGTATCTATTAATAAAAATGAAATTTCCTGTATTATTAAAAACAGTGGAGAATTAGGCAGCCGCAAAGGCGTTAATTTGCCACATGTTCATATTAAATTACCTGGTATTAGTGAAAAGGACAGAGAAGACATTCTTTTTGGCTTAGAAAAGAATATTCATTTTTTGGCGCTTTCTTTTGTAAGAGAAAAAAAAGATATTGAGGAGGCTCGAAAAATATTAGGGGAAGCTGGAAAGCATGTCCAAATTATAGCTAAAATAGAGGCTGCTGTTGCTCTCAAGAATTTAGATGATATTCTTGAAGCTTCAGATGGTGTTATGATAGCCAGAGGTGATTTAGGTGTTGAAATACCTGCTATGGAAGTGCCTATCGTCCAAAAAATGATTATTCAAAAAGCGCGATTAGTAGGGAAACCTGTTATTGTGGCAACTCAAATGCTTGACTCAATGATGAGAAATCCGAGACCAACACGAGCAGAAGTGAGTGATGTGGCCAATAGTATTTTAGATGGCACTGATGCGATTATGCTATCTGGTGAAACGGCTGGGGGGCGTTATCCAATAGAGGCTTTAAAAATGATGAATGATATTGCAAAAGAAACAGAAAAAGATCTTCATTTACTAGAACCAATGCATTTTAAGGGTTTAAAAAAATCACCGAAACTTGTTGATATGGTTGCTTATTCTACAGTGGATATTGGTAAAAAAATTGGAGCAAAAGCTTTAGTAGTTCCAACTCATGGTGGTTCTACTGCTAGGAGAATTGCTAGATATAGACCTAATATTCCTATTCTTGCTCTTATTGAAAAGCCTGAGATTAAGTATAGTTTAAAATTGGTTTGGGGTGTAGAGTCTCTTTTGATTAGCTCATCTTATAAAAGTACGGATGATCTAATACATGAAGGGGAATTAACTCTGCTGAAGCAAAAGGGATACAAATTAAAAGATAAGGTTGTATTTACTGCAGGAATTCCCCTAAAAGTTCCTGGTACAACTAATATGATACGTGTTTTGGAGTTAGGCGAAGGCGGTGAACTGTAG
- the coaD gene encoding pantetheine-phosphate adenylyltransferase yields MRVAIYPGTFDPVTNGHLDILKRASLLFNKVIVAIAIDNEKESLFKIEERKKFMEAVVKDIPNVEVESFDGLLMHFVQKKKAHAIIRGLRAVSDFEYEFQLALMNKKLEKNVETIFLMTSSEYAFLSSTIIKQVVSLNGNINGLVPEIVEIALKKKFNWEKA; encoded by the coding sequence ATGAGAGTAGCAATATATCCAGGAACATTTGATCCTGTAACCAATGGACATTTAGATATTTTAAAAAGAGCCAGCCTACTATTTAATAAAGTTATTGTAGCCATTGCTATAGATAATGAAAAAGAGTCTTTGTTTAAAATTGAGGAAAGAAAAAAATTCATGGAAGCTGTTGTAAAGGATATTCCTAATGTTGAAGTTGAAAGTTTTGATGGTTTGTTAATGCATTTTGTGCAAAAGAAAAAAGCCCATGCTATTATTAGGGGATTACGAGCTGTGTCAGATTTTGAATATGAATTCCAGTTAGCCTTAATGAATAAAAAACTTGAAAAAAATGTAGAAACTATTTTTTTAATGACCTCTTCAGAGTATGCTTTTTTAAGCTCAACTATTATTAAACAAGTAGTAAGTCTCAATGGCAATATTAATGGATTGGTTCCAGAGATTGTGGAGATTGCTTTGAAGAAAAAGTTTAATTGGGAGAAAGCGTGA